The Corvus cornix cornix isolate S_Up_H32 chromosome 12, ASM73873v5, whole genome shotgun sequence genome includes a window with the following:
- the C12H3orf18 gene encoding uncharacterized protein C3orf18 homolog: MSYSSPSVHDLHHSTPTTAKPDPGTALDVTVPETATVSPETTSFNSTKIPDVASTGPGMSTMLLSFGIITVIGLAVAMVLYIRKRKRLEKLRHQLMPMYNFDPTEEQDELEQELLEHGRDAALSQASQNKVLLTSQGALQRPSRLVFTDMANAINA; the protein is encoded by the exons ATGAGTTACAGCTCACCCTCTGTGCATGACTTGCATCACAGCACCCCCACCACAGCCAAGCCAGACCCAGGGACAGCTCTGGATGTGACTGTACCAGAGACAGCCACCGTAAGCCCTGAGACTACCAGTTTCAACAGCACCAAAATCCCGGATGTGGCCAGCACTGGACCTGGCATGAGCACCATGCTGCTTTCCTTTGGGATCATTACTGTGATTGGGTTGGCTGTAGCAATG gTTCTATATatcaggaagaggaagag gctgGAGAAGCTACGGCACCAGCTCATGCCCATGTACAACTTTGATCCCACTGAGGAGCAGgatgagctggagcaggagctgctggagcatgGGCGAGATGCAGCATTGTCCCAGGCATCACAGAACAAG gtgctgctgacGAGTCAGGGAGCCCTGCAGAGACCCAGCCGCCTCGTGTTCACAGACATGGCCAATGCCATCAATGCATGA